A single Candidatus Stygibacter australis DNA region contains:
- a CDS encoding DUF1801 domain-containing protein yields the protein MSNKAKTYDHFLKQLSEDEVEVINYLVDTIKEELPQAEMVMHWGMPVFRIRGEDIIALAVQKYYYSIYLWTMDWTKKYPKELKSLNLGKGCLRFKKLKQLPEPMLRDIIQQAGKRK from the coding sequence ATGAGCAACAAAGCAAAAACTTATGATCATTTCCTGAAGCAGTTGTCAGAAGATGAAGTGGAAGTGATCAATTATCTGGTGGATACCATCAAGGAAGAATTACCTCAAGCAGAAATGGTAATGCATTGGGGTATGCCCGTTTTTAGAATCAGAGGTGAAGATATAATTGCGCTGGCAGTACAAAAGTATTACTATTCAATATATCTTTGGACAATGGATTGGACCAAGAAATATCCCAAAGAATTGAAATCATTAAATTTGGGAAAGGGTTGTTTACGGTTCAAAAAACTCAAACAACTGCCTGAACCTATGCTGAGAGATATAATCCAACAGGCTGGTAAGAGGAAGTAA
- a CDS encoding glycoside hydrolase family 130 protein, whose translation MLDRYPANPIITPEMIPDIPPQIIDATSVFNSGAIKIDDKYILLLRVQNRGRQTFLLYADSEDGIHFNIRPEIIHWQGLEKLHKQPYHIYDPRIHLINDRYFIMFAMDFDHGCELGLGVTDDFIDYKFLGIVSNGDYRNGVLFPHKIKGEYLRYDRPNRNNLNKTAATGSEIWLSRSPDLLHWQPVAPVMVGRPHYWDEMIGAGPPPIKTRQGWLQIYHGIAVHLASIYIYQTGVFLADLDNPAQVISRCTCNIMEPRTLYELTGQVPNVCFPCGIIVEEYDPEGFALLESEVKIYYGAADTVLALATTTIQELIDASKN comes from the coding sequence ATGCTGGATAGATATCCTGCTAATCCCATTATCACTCCTGAAATGATACCTGATATCCCACCTCAGATCATTGATGCCACCTCCGTTTTCAATTCCGGAGCTATTAAAATTGATGATAAATATATACTTCTCTTACGGGTACAGAATCGCGGAAGACAAACCTTCCTGCTCTACGCAGACAGCGAAGATGGGATTCATTTCAATATCAGACCGGAAATCATACATTGGCAGGGTCTGGAAAAACTGCATAAGCAACCCTACCATATTTATGATCCGCGTATTCACCTGATAAATGATAGATACTTCATCATGTTTGCCATGGATTTTGATCATGGTTGCGAACTTGGTCTTGGAGTTACAGATGATTTTATTGATTATAAATTTCTGGGAATTGTCTCTAATGGCGATTATCGGAATGGAGTCCTTTTCCCTCATAAAATCAAGGGTGAATACCTCAGATATGACAGACCTAATCGCAATAATCTCAATAAAACTGCTGCCACGGGCAGTGAAATCTGGCTGAGTCGCTCTCCGGATCTGCTCCATTGGCAGCCGGTTGCTCCTGTTATGGTCGGCAGACCTCACTATTGGGATGAAATGATCGGAGCTGGACCTCCACCCATAAAAACCAGACAAGGATGGCTGCAAATTTATCATGGGATTGCTGTTCACCTCGCTTCAATATATATCTATCAAACCGGTGTATTTCTCGCTGATTTAGATAATCCTGCCCAGGTCATCTCACGCTGCACCTGCAACATAATGGAACCACGTACACTCTACGAACTTACCGGACAGGTGCCAAATGTCTGCTTCCCCTGCGGAATTATTGTCGAAGAATATGATCCTGAAGGTTTTGCTCTTCTAGAATCTGAAGTGAAAATCTATTATGGTGCCGCCGATACAGTCCTCGCCCTTGCCACCACCACCATCCAGGAGTTAATAGACGCTTCTAAAAATTAG
- a CDS encoding 4Fe-4S binding protein produces the protein MLKLDKIRRNIQLFFLAVSIALFALLISGILQIAHAYCPQSAVCFGCLNLGQSLGNWMFPAALISGLAILLLTMFIGRRFCGYACPFGTIQELIFSLNKKSGKRDYKSALPQSVHNYLKWLKYLILLATAILAWLGLSYIYMKFCPVVSIAHIQNVRIAGVLSLGVITIAGFFIERFWCNYLCPYAALLNITQWIGKILHLPRNKVWWSKDCCVDCMLCDDYCPMRIKVQKSEKVNDVECIYCHRCELCCPVLTKQKRELQGKKI, from the coding sequence ATGCTTAAATTAGATAAGATCCGCAGAAATATCCAATTATTTTTCCTGGCAGTATCGATTGCCCTGTTTGCACTCCTGATTTCCGGTATATTGCAAATAGCTCACGCTTATTGTCCCCAATCGGCTGTCTGTTTTGGCTGCCTTAATCTGGGTCAATCACTTGGGAACTGGATGTTTCCGGCGGCGCTTATCAGTGGATTGGCAATTTTGCTGCTGACCATGTTTATTGGCAGAAGATTTTGCGGCTATGCCTGCCCTTTTGGTACTATCCAAGAGCTGATCTTCAGTTTGAATAAAAAATCCGGTAAACGCGATTACAAAAGCGCTCTACCCCAATCTGTGCATAATTACTTGAAATGGCTTAAATACCTGATCCTGCTGGCAACAGCAATTCTTGCCTGGCTGGGACTCAGCTATATCTATATGAAGTTCTGTCCAGTTGTGAGTATTGCCCATATCCAGAACGTCAGAATCGCTGGAGTACTCAGTTTAGGTGTGATCACCATTGCTGGCTTTTTTATTGAACGCTTCTGGTGCAATTACCTCTGCCCTTATGCTGCACTTTTAAATATCACCCAATGGATAGGCAAAATATTACATCTTCCCCGAAATAAGGTCTGGTGGAGTAAAGATTGCTGTGTGGACTGCATGCTCTGCGATGATTATTGTCCCATGCGGATAAAAGTTCAAAAAAGCGAAAAAGTAAACGATGTAGAATGTATATACTGCCATCGCTGCGAATTATGCTGTCCGGTTTTAACCAAACAAAAAAGAGAATTACAAGGAAAGAAAATATGA
- a CDS encoding sulfite exporter TauE/SafE family protein: MIKALLEGFFLGISTGSLCLMTCTPIYLPYIMTSDRKLSKSLLAIGEISAGRFISYLTFGALAGMAGANISGIDRNFYGAIANILLSIYLVLTVIRSDRSEKKCHVPRVAAITRSGLLLGILTGINFCPAFLIALSEAVNLGGIISGILLFMGFFFGTTLYLVPLAFASLLTQIKKMKYIARILSLIVAAWFIYKGVSGLIQHFDQPNPEDVRIVDVFHPTSKLAVISAGENLPYFIALRDSLAFRKQGDIELWMWGKTIPDSILSGQYIFFTDNTIDLDKTYDDRDKLLIQPGYDISSMLSWLQKFTFQISEPLDWEFAPHDHE, translated from the coding sequence ATGATCAAAGCACTACTGGAAGGATTCTTCCTGGGCATTTCAACTGGCTCACTCTGCCTGATGACCTGCACTCCCATCTATCTGCCCTATATCATGACCTCTGACCGCAAACTGAGCAAGAGCCTGCTGGCTATTGGTGAGATCTCCGCTGGTAGATTTATATCATACCTCACATTCGGTGCTCTCGCTGGAATGGCAGGAGCAAATATTTCTGGTATTGACCGTAATTTTTATGGAGCAATTGCTAATATCCTGCTTTCCATCTATTTAGTGCTTACAGTTATCCGCTCAGATCGCTCAGAAAAAAAATGTCATGTCCCAAGAGTTGCTGCTATTACCAGAAGTGGGCTTTTGCTAGGTATCCTCACTGGTATCAATTTCTGTCCGGCATTTCTGATAGCTCTCTCTGAAGCAGTAAATTTAGGCGGCATAATATCCGGTATTCTTTTATTTATGGGCTTCTTTTTTGGCACCACTCTATATCTGGTTCCTCTTGCCTTTGCCAGCCTGCTCACTCAGATCAAAAAAATGAAATACATTGCCCGTATCCTCTCCCTCATCGTTGCTGCCTGGTTTATCTATAAAGGCGTAAGTGGTTTGATCCAACATTTTGATCAGCCCAATCCAGAAGATGTCCGTATTGTAGATGTATTTCACCCTACCTCAAAACTTGCTGTGATCTCTGCCGGAGAGAATCTCCCCTACTTCATCGCTCTCAGAGATTCTCTGGCTTTCAGAAAACAGGGTGACATTGAGCTTTGGATGTGGGGTAAAACCATTCCAGATTCCATTCTCTCAGGACAATATATCTTTTTTACTGATAACACAATTGATCTTGATAAAACTTATGATGACAGGGATAAATTATTAATCCAGCCGGGATACGATATTTCCTCCATGCTTTCCTGGCTCCAGAAATTCACCTTCCAGATATCCGAACCCTTGGACTGGGAATTTGCTCCTCATGACCACGAATAA
- a CDS encoding 4Fe-4S binding protein, whose amino-acid sequence MKKKIIIAVVLLALLLVLAASRKPAIWKADCVGCGDCVNICPIGAITLQNGKAVIDQNKCIDCKLCVTGCKYNAIR is encoded by the coding sequence ATGAAAAAGAAAATTATTATCGCGGTTGTGTTACTTGCACTTTTACTGGTATTAGCAGCTTCCCGCAAACCGGCAATCTGGAAAGCTGATTGTGTGGGGTGTGGAGACTGTGTAAATATCTGCCCCATAGGTGCCATCACACTTCAAAATGGAAAAGCCGTGATTGATCAAAATAAGTGCATTGATTGTAAGCTCTGCGTAACCGGCTGCAAATATAACGCTATCAGGTAA
- a CDS encoding T9SS type A sorting domain-containing protein produces MRKLLLLSLLLTLSLLCQADPDWVPVVYTNSTVAYSRVTIDDIPANIGDIMGAFVEAECRGVGDIVLDNGETFCVMNIQGNVSEQVSFQVWDQSIDTICSVEYTTMTDPGYDIGYPPDFLPIEAYSGNPINHYPVMELPENFVIPEDIPTTYDFNEYCYDIDNDNLYITGENSEHLSVSADGLIVTFSSAQDWVGFEFITLWLSDGNLIVHDSVEIYVTAVNDPPVITDTSPDTGAIEVEQNDPFNFAVMAYDIDSAITYTWYLNDAVQSTTDYIFNHTFTEINTYQVRCLVSDGYYDVEAVWDVTVTIEPVNENTITDFLTVSPNPCSEIINIQWLPERREIISIAIYDLRGRKVMCLPPSRSGKVCAKITQLPAGLYFLKLSSPTQNIIRKVTVSR; encoded by the coding sequence ATGAGAAAATTATTGTTACTAAGTTTATTATTGACCTTATCTCTTCTCTGTCAGGCAGATCCTGATTGGGTGCCTGTGGTATATACAAATTCCACAGTAGCATATTCAAGAGTGACTATTGATGATATCCCGGCAAATATCGGAGATATTATGGGAGCTTTTGTTGAAGCTGAGTGCAGGGGAGTAGGAGATATTGTGTTAGATAATGGTGAAACATTTTGTGTAATGAATATACAAGGCAATGTAAGCGAGCAGGTGAGTTTCCAGGTCTGGGATCAAAGCATCGACACGATCTGTTCTGTAGAATATACCACTATGACAGACCCTGGTTATGATATTGGTTATCCACCTGATTTTCTGCCAATTGAAGCATATTCCGGTAATCCCATTAATCATTATCCAGTAATGGAATTGCCAGAGAATTTTGTGATTCCGGAAGATATTCCGACTACTTATGATTTCAATGAATATTGCTATGATATTGATAATGACAACTTGTATATCACTGGCGAAAATAGTGAACATCTCAGCGTTTCAGCAGATGGCTTGATAGTTACATTTTCATCAGCTCAGGACTGGGTAGGTTTTGAATTTATCACTTTATGGCTTTCAGACGGCAACTTAATCGTTCATGACAGTGTGGAAATATACGTGACAGCTGTAAATGACCCGCCCGTGATCACTGATACCAGTCCAGATACAGGAGCAATTGAGGTTGAGCAAAATGATCCCTTCAATTTTGCTGTGATGGCTTATGACATAGATTCTGCCATCACCTATACTTGGTATCTTAATGATGCTGTGCAATCGACTACTGATTACATTTTCAATCACACATTTACTGAGATAAACACATATCAGGTGCGCTGCCTGGTTTCTGATGGTTATTATGATGTTGAAGCAGTATGGGATGTAACGGTTACAATTGAGCCGGTTAACGAGAATACCATAACTGACTTTCTGACTGTCTCACCTAATCCCTGCTCAGAAATCATAAATATTCAATGGCTGCCCGAAAGAAGAGAAATAATTAGTATTGCCATTTATGATCTGCGAGGTAGAAAAGTGATGTGTTTGCCACCCTCCAGATCGGGCAAAGTGTGTGCAAAAATCACCCAGCTTCCCGCAGGATTATACTTCCTGAAACTATCTTCTCCCACGCAAAATATCATCAGAAAAGTTACAGTCAGCCGATAA
- a CDS encoding 4Fe-4S binding protein, whose product MYKYFMIILLAVIILFSTLYAEEAAVEVLEYEGSLMQVSGIWFLNTGSNMFGLELGTLSNTDGVALELAAGDTIKVKGNMQDAVLQVIELIKSDITYLPALEDEEQSSTSGYQVNASRCISCRLCVKSCPVGAISMQKGKAVINVNKCIQCGICANGNGQGWKGCPVGAIEN is encoded by the coding sequence ATGTATAAATATTTTATGATAATATTACTGGCAGTAATAATTTTATTCTCTACCTTATATGCTGAAGAAGCTGCAGTTGAGGTGCTTGAATATGAAGGTAGCCTGATGCAGGTAAGTGGTATCTGGTTTTTGAATACCGGAAGTAATATGTTTGGCTTAGAACTTGGCACCCTTTCTAACACAGATGGTGTAGCCCTTGAACTGGCAGCAGGAGATACAATCAAAGTTAAAGGCAATATGCAGGATGCCGTATTGCAGGTGATAGAGCTCATTAAATCCGATATTACTTATCTTCCCGCACTGGAAGATGAAGAGCAATCATCCACTTCAGGTTATCAGGTTAATGCCTCACGTTGTATAAGCTGCCGTTTGTGCGTGAAAAGCTGCCCTGTGGGTGCTATCAGTATGCAAAAAGGCAAAGCAGTTATTAATGTGAATAAATGTATCCAGTGCGGTATTTGCGCTAATGGTAATGGACAGGGCTGGAAAGGCTGTCCAGTTGGAGCCATTGAAAATTAA
- a CDS encoding transcriptional regulator, with translation MKMNENPILEIDKLIHEPARLLIIRHLSLLDSGDFLYLLAATGLSKGNLSTHLQKLEKAGYIEIKKRFVGKKPQTILKLTELGRIKYEAYQETMKKLWQNSSDT, from the coding sequence ATGAAGATGAATGAAAATCCTATCCTGGAAATTGATAAATTGATCCATGAGCCGGCTCGTTTGTTGATCATAAGGCACCTCTCACTGCTGGATAGTGGTGATTTTCTCTATCTCCTTGCAGCAACGGGGCTTTCCAAAGGGAACTTATCCACACATTTGCAAAAGCTGGAAAAAGCCGGATATATAGAAATAAAGAAAAGATTTGTCGGTAAAAAACCCCAAACTATCCTCAAACTGACAGAATTAGGAAGAATCAAATATGAAGCTTACCAGGAAACCATGAAAAAACTCTGGCAGAACTCCTCAGATACGTAA
- a CDS encoding 4Fe-4S binding protein: MKRKIYRIVLIIILFSLLIAACKIATAYSYVVDSESCLACGRCLEACPHNAIVYQGDKAFIIQSKCQQCGQCVAVCPEKAIH; the protein is encoded by the coding sequence ATGAAAAGGAAAATATACCGGATTGTATTAATTATCATTCTCTTTAGCCTCTTGATAGCTGCCTGCAAAATAGCTACTGCCTATTCCTACGTTGTTGATTCTGAAAGCTGCCTTGCCTGCGGCAGGTGCCTGGAAGCATGTCCTCATAATGCCATTGTATATCAAGGCGATAAAGCCTTCATCATTCAAAGCAAATGCCAGCAATGCGGTCAGTGCGTTGCTGTCTGCCCTGAAAAAGCTATTCATTAG